ATATATCCACAGCTTTCCATTGGAAGCAGATGCCATCCAGGACTTTCACAGCTAGAGAAGAGAACTCAaagcctggcttcaaagcttcaaaggactaGCTGACTCTCTTCTTAGGGACTAATGTAGCTGGTGACTGTAAGGTGAAGCCAAAGCCCATTTCCCATTCCCAAAATCCTCAGGCCCTTAAGAACTATGCTAAATGCATTCTGTCTGTGctcataaatggaaaaacaaagcctggatgacagcacaccTGCTTACTGAACactttaagcccactgttgagacctactgctccgaaaaaagtttcctttcaaaatatgactgcttATTGGCAATGTACCCAGTCACTTGAGAGCTCTCAGGGAGAGGAGCAAGgacattaatgttttttttttttcatgcctgcTGATACAATATCCCTTCTGCGGCCCATGGATAAAGGAGTTAATTTCAACTTTTAAGTCTTATggtttaagaaatacatttcataaggctcCAGCTGCCATAGCTAGTGAATCCCCTGATGGATCAGGGCAGTGCCAACTGAAAACCTTCTGTAAAGGATGTGCCATTCTAGGTGCTATTAGGGACACTGATGATTCAcgaaaagaggtaaaaatatcaatattaatgGGAGTCTGGAAAAAGTTATTCCAGTCCTTATGGATAACTTTGTGGgtttcaagacttcagtggaggaagcaATTGCAGATGTGGTGAAAAAGGAAGGGGACTAGAATtaagtggagcctgaagatatGACTGAAATGCTGCCATCTCATGATATAACTTGAATGGATAAGGATTTGCTTcctatggatgagcaaagaaagggattttatgaaatgaaatctactcctggtgaagatgctatCAAACAGCAGCACATGTTACAGAGAAACTGTGCGTGGGAGAAGAGTCAGTCGATCCGGCAAACTTTATTGTCGTCTTATTTTAAGacattgccacagccaccccaacctttAGAAACCACAAGCCTCATCAGTCAGCCAtcatcaacatcaaggcaagacctTCTTACCaacaaaaagattatgactcGCTGAAAGCCCAAATTATATCTAACAATTATTATATTAGTAATAAGGTACTTCTTTATTATGatatgtacttttaatttttttaaagatttagttatttgagaaagagttaGAGCATGTGTacacaggggagaggggcagagagaggcttaagcaggctccatgcccagcagagtctgacgtggggctAATCTGACatccctgagattatgacctgagccaaaaccaagagtctggtgcCCAACAGACTGttccactcaggtgccccatataaTGATATGTACTTCCTAGAGACAAAACGTATTGTACATTGAAAAGACTAcaatatagtgtaaacataacttccATATGAACtgggaaaataagaaattaaatggaCTCTCTTTGTcacaatatttgctttattctaGTAGTCTGGAACCAAATCCGcagtatctccaaggtatgccttaTACCACATCTTATCATATATATCTCAGTTGTCTCACCATATAAAACAGCCAGTCAATCTATCCAATAGATATTCTTTGAGCATCAATCAAGCTCTAATTTTCTTCAGAagtaattaaaaagcaatttcctcattttcctcacttCTAGTATAATCAGTATTTGAAGTTTTTTCCCTACATATCACCATCTTTGATGACTATTTAAAACACACTCACCTTTGAATACATAGTACAACTTCTTAAAGTCCTAGCAAGTTGAGTTATAATTTCAATATGGAAATTACAATCTTctcactttaaataatttaaatgtacttCAAGTATCCTTCAAATTGCATAAaagtaacacatattttatactaatacatcatgaataaatactagTTTAATGCATTTATAGCTGAAAAGGCATTTAGAAATTTCACTTAATCTGTCCCACATAAACAGAACTACATGAGCTTGGCATTTTCattaagctatttttaaattaaagtatgcacactgtttttttttttttctagacataATGCTTTTGCAAAagtaatagactacagtatagtgtgaATACAACTTTTAGATGCACTGGGAACTAAAAAATTcatgtgacttgctttattgcaatatgtATTAGCTTTATTATGGTAGTGTGGAATTGAACCTGCAATATCTTTGAGATATGCCTGTAAAATGGAgcattttcatcaaaatattgtgaaattaaataaaggaaaactcaTTTAAAACGGAATTGGGAGGCCAGAAAAGGGGAGCTCTCATAATTTACCACTTGTCTTCAATTGCAGACAGGTAGAAATGTATTCCCAATAGGAAGAAGGTCATACATACTTCAGTacaagagcagaaggagaaaagaatttttcCTGGCCCAGCCAATAAGAGACggtcacaactcagccaatgaaaagccatTTCAAACTCCCAGTTTATTCCagtggactttatttatttatttatttttccagtggACTTTATAAGAGCTCCTCCAACTCCTCTTTCCGTCTATAAGAgtattcctctcctttgttcttagACTTGCCTATGATTGTGCAATAGCTTTCAAGTTCCAAACTGAAATTTCctactatttccaaataaactcattttctAGGTAAGATAACTGGATGCTTATTTTTAAGGTCAACATAATATAAATGACTAAATAGGTCCACAGAGAGACAGACCCCTTCaatcaacaaaatagaaattgaaaCAGCAGTCCAATCCAAGGCAACAGCAAAAGACTCTAGGGCTATCCAGGCCTTAGGGCTTGTTACACAAAATGGTAAAGGAAAAAGTAATCACTACCtcatgtaaacttttaaaaattatacaaaaatttaGGGAGTTATCAACCATTAAAATATGCTACCTCTTCTTGATACAAAGACCAGGTAAGAATCTTCCCATAAAATATCAAGCCAAGCTCACATGCATAGAGATAAATACCTTAAATAAATTCATAGTATTTCCAATATAGCAGTGAATTAACACTAGAAAATGCTGCCAGATGGAAATAACTATGTTAgcaaaaaaagaggggaaaaggatTGGACTATGTGTAAGGGTaaagaaaaagcctttgacaaaataaataagtaaaacttgtTAATGATAATAAGTTTTGGCAAGCTTGCATTGCAAAAGAATTTCCGTGCTCATTTTGGCACCAAATATATTAAAActggaacaatacagagaagacTAGCATGGCCTCTGTGCAAGGGTGACATGCAAATTTGTTAAGCAttccatattgaaaaaaaaagaaagaaaaaaatgtccattttctaAAATCTACAATGGATTTACTAAATGGGAACAACTGCAAACATACTCAATAGGTTtgacaagaaaacaaagatatgtGGTATCAATTCCACTGTCTACAATTGGATGAAAATACATACACAGTACACAACTATTATACAAGAATATGAATACCAAAGTAAATCAGaggaaagaataatgaaaagaaagaggtaaCAATGGTAACAATATGATCTCTTAATTTAAAAGTTCCAAGTAATTGGTACAGAAATTATTAAGATACATAAGCAACTTCAGGAAGATGGTGTATAAAAGATCAAGATAGCAAATTAAGGAATGTgataaaacaaaatcactaacAAATTACAACACGTAATGGAAAATATATGactgaaaacaataataatctCCAAGATATACCTAATACAAAACCAGATGCCTACAAATTCTTTAGGAGATAACTATAAAAACGTACTGATAGActaacacaaatcaaaaccacaatgagataccaccttataccagtcaaaatggctaaaattaacaactcaggaaacaagagctgttggcaaggacgtggagaaaagagaaccctcttacactgttggtgtgaatgcaagCTGGTTcaaccactctggagaacagtatggaggttcctcagaaagttcaAGATAGAACTACCCAAAAGACTCAGGAACTGCATAACAAGATATTTAAacaaagcatacaaaaataatattttgaagggGCAcattcaccccaatgtttataacagcaatgtccacaatagccaaactgtggaaagagcctagatgtccatcaacagataaacagataaagaagaggtagtgtatatatacaatggaatattactcagccatcagaatgaaatcttgccacttggaatgacatagatggagctagagtgcattatgctaagtgaaatatgtaagtcagagacagacaaagaccatataatttcactcatatgtagaatttaagaaacaaaacagacgaacataggggaagggaaggaaaaatacaataagatgaaaacagggagacaaaccataagagatactTAAATACagtaaacaaactgagggttgctggagtggaggcgggtgggggaatgggtaactgggtgatgggcattaaggaggcacttgatggaatgagcactgggtgttatatgcaactgattaatcattaaattctacctctgaaattaataatacactatatgttaattaaattgaatttaaataaaaacttttttaaaaacttactgaaaggaaaaagaatttttgaaaaaagcaGTTTACTATGTTTACTCATATGTGAGGGAATATTATAAAGACGTTAATTCtctttaacatatttaaagatTCACTGCCTTACCTATAGCTACAAAAATGTCACCAACTCAGGTTGCTTTTTCCCATAATCAAAATCAACcctgaaaatcttaaaaagaaataaaaaaccaatatcaacaagaacaaaacaacaaaactgaaaagctCCTGAGGAATACTAATTGTGTATTGAACTAGAGCCTCTGTGTGAGCTGGTGGAGGCCAGCTCTGGGATTGAGAGCGGTACCTGGCCTGCAAGAGAGGCCAATGACAGGATTGACTAGACGGAAAGTTTTCAGTTCAGCCCTTGACTCTTCCAATAATTCCCTGAGATAATGAATTTCTACAGCCTCAATAAAGGGAACGGAGGCAGCCCCTCAGAGCCTAAGTGCCAGGACCAAAGGGTAATATCAGGACTATAATAAACTATGGGTTGGTTGTGGCAGTATGAGTCCACAGGCTGTGCTAATAACCACTTGAAAATTTACCAATGAATGTGGACTGGCctttttttaacatcttaataGAATAAAAGGTACAAGGCACAAACTAAAATAGACTGGCAAGTATCACAATAATTGCACATAATGATCGAAATTCACTCCAGGAACTTGGAGCGATGAAAATGATGTCAGCTAAAAGAAGCCCTGAGAAGTTGGTCAGGCTAAAGGGCACTCCACTTGCCCACGGGATTCCTAAGGGCCTTGATGGGGCGTGGGGGGAGGTACCaagtgaaaaaggaaggaattgcAGACCTGCTAACTCACTGCAAGTTCCCTGAATGAAATACGATGCGCTTCTCCACCCAAGAGGGTGGAGGGAACCCAACAAGATTCTCACCTTAAGGCAGCCATTTCTGGGGAGCCTCAAGCAGGAGTGGCCAAGGAGGTGTACCTGGAATTCATATCAGGAAGCTCACAGACCTAATGTCTTTGGTGTGAAGAGTTGGCAGTAGGTCAGCTGATTGGACGTAGCCAAAGGCCTAGTAGAAGTGAAGTAAGACACAGAGATATGAGATGAGGGGTGCCCCGGGTCACATAAGCGGCGTCGAAAGAGTATGTGTGCTATAACATTGGGGAAGGACCAGGCCTGGCAGGCACGAGGAGGCCCCCAAACACTTCCTACGGGGGGACGCTGGCAGGGACATGAGACCCTCGGTCCGAGGGCAGTGGCGTCAGCGCAGCGGAGAGAGAAGGCCCCCGAGCTGCTCAGAGGCAGCGGAAGCCCGCGCGCGCCAAACTGCAGGCCGCTCTCCTGCGCCCCAGCACACGCCCAGCACGCCGCAGCCCTCCCGCCCACGCGGGCTTCCCGGGGGCCCGGACCCACATGACCGGAAGTGGCCCTCGACGACTTCCTCCTGACCACGCGGTGGGCGGCGAGGCCTAGTCGGACCGCTCCTGCCTAGGGTGAGCCCAGACGGGGGTCCCACGCGCCCGTCCGCGGCCAGGAGCCAGGAGTCCCGGGTTAAGGCCGCGGGCACGCCGCCCCGACAAGCCCCGGCCCCATCTGCCCTGGGAAAGGGGGtccacacacaccctgccccGCTCGGCCCCTGCTCCCGCGCCTCGGAGGCCCCAACATGGCTGCCCCCATGGCTGCTGCCCCCGCGGGGGCTCAGGGACTGCAGGCTTGGCCCGAGGCTGCTGCTGGACCGTGGCTCCGCGCAGCGCGGGGAGAAGTCCCAGGCCCGCTGGCGAGAAGGAGGGCCTTCgtgagggctgggggggggggggctccataCCCACCCCGGGGGCCACGCGGAGGCCCCGCTCCTGGTGGCGGTGGGTGCTCCGGGGACCCGGGGACGTGGGGCCTTCCTTGGTCGGGGGCAGGCAGCAGGTCGGCCGCGGGGGCCGTTCCGGGCCTCGCGGGGAGTCGGGCTGAGGCCGCCCTCCCCGGAACGAGCGCACCTCAGAACACGCGCCCTGCTGTGGGCCCCGGAGCTGCGGGCCCGGGACGGGGGGCACGGGGCGGCAGGCGGGCTCCCGGGGACCGCCCGAGGGGGGACAGCGGGGCGCGGGCCAGGGAGCCTCGGCGCGTCTGCCGCAGCTTTCAGGCTCGCTGGTGTCGGCGTCGGTGTCGGTGTCGGGCACGTGGGGCTGCGTGGTCAGCCTCGCTCGCTCCTAGTCAGTCTCGAGGCCCTGCCGCCGTGGGCCTGAGTGGCCAGCGTCAGGGCGAGGC
The nucleotide sequence above comes from Canis lupus dingo isolate Sandy chromosome X, ASM325472v2, whole genome shotgun sequence. Encoded proteins:
- the LOC125754713 gene encoding translation initiation factor IF-2-like, with protein sequence MATLGRAGGQRGHLESGTVRRGEPLGGGARGAPCLGVTGGDGGDPRPGAGRGRPSPVTCKIGSPTCPTPTPTPTPASLKAAADAPRLPGPRPAVPPRAVPGSPPAAPCPPSRARSSGAHSRARVLRCARSGEGGLSPTPREARNGPRGRPAACPRPRKAPRPRVPGAPTATRSGASAWPPGWVWSPPPPSPHEGPPSRQRAWDFSPRCAEPRSSSSLGPSLQSLSPRGGSSHGGSHVGASEAREQGPSGAGCVWTPFPRADGAGACRGGVPAALTRDSWLLAADGRVGPPSGLTLGRSGPTRPRRPPRGQEEVVEGHFRSCGSGPPGSPRGREGCGVLGVCWGAGERPAVWRARASAASEQLGGLLSPLR